The following are encoded together in the Parabacteroides chongii genome:
- a CDS encoding IS1096 element passenger TnpR family protein: MVFRFLILSDEVDDFKREIKIDAEATFLDLHDAILNSVGYTKDQMCSFFICDDDWSKNTEITLVEMDTTSEVDNYIMEETRLEELLEDEHQKLMFVFDYMTERAFFMELREIEPGKDLDKAVISKSIGLPPAQTVDFDQFEAKNTSTEIGEDFYGDSEYDIDELDKEGFEGLGDGPMDNPYDDERF, translated from the coding sequence ATGGTATTCAGATTCCTCATTCTATCAGATGAAGTAGATGACTTCAAACGCGAAATCAAGATTGATGCGGAAGCAACTTTCCTTGACCTGCACGATGCCATCCTGAACTCGGTTGGCTACACAAAAGATCAAATGTGCTCTTTCTTTATTTGTGACGACGATTGGAGTAAAAATACAGAAATTACATTAGTAGAAATGGACACCACTTCGGAAGTGGATAACTATATAATGGAGGAAACTCGCCTGGAAGAGTTGCTTGAAGACGAACACCAAAAACTTATGTTCGTTTTCGACTACATGACTGAACGCGCTTTCTTCATGGAACTCCGTGAGATCGAGCCGGGTAAGGATCTCGATAAAGCTGTCATCAGCAAATCGATCGGCCTCCCTCCTGCTCAGACAGTCGACTTCGACCAGTTCGAAGCCAAGAACACGAGTACAGAAATCGGAGAAGATTTCTACGGAGATTCAGAATACGACATCGATGAACTGGATAAGGAAGGTTTCGAAGGCTTAGGCGACGGACCGATGGATAACCCGTACGACGACGAGCGTTTTTAA